Proteins from a genomic interval of Cucumis melo cultivar AY chromosome 7, USDA_Cmelo_AY_1.0, whole genome shotgun sequence:
- the LOC103495767 gene encoding uncharacterized protein LOC103495767 isoform X1: MDAIFNKLRNLDAYPKINEDFYRRTFSGGLITLASSFFMLFLFFSELRMYLHAKTETQLVVDTSRGGKLHINFDLSFPSIPCSILSLDAIDISGEQHLDIRHNIIKKRIDHHGNVIEARPDGIGAPKIEKPLQRHGGRLEHNETYCGSCFGAEASDDDCCNSCEEVREAYRQKGWAITNQDLIDQCQREDFIQKVKDEEGEGCNIEGTLEVNKVAGSFHFVPGKSFHQSSFNFLGLLALQTSDYNVSHRINRLAFGDHYDGLVNPLDGVHWEYNEQNVMHQYFVKVVPTIYKNIRGRTVHSNQYSVTEHFKSVEFGSSQSIPGVFFYYDLSPVKVTYTEEHVPFLHFMTHICAIIGGIFSVAGIVDAFIYHGQRKMKKKVEIGKFG, from the exons ATGGATGCCATCTTCAACAAGCTCCGGAATTTGGATGCTTACCCTAAAATCAATGAAGATTTCTATAGGCGCACCTTTTCTGGTGGTTTAATCACCCTCGCTTCCTCCTTTTTCAtgctcttcctcttcttctctgAGCTAA GAATGTACCTCCATGCTAAAACTGAGACACAGCTGGTAGTAGATACATCAAGGGGAGGAAAATTACACATAAAT TTTGATTTGAGTTTTCCTTCGATTCCGTGTTCTATACTCAGTCTTGATGCCATAGATATCAGTGGAGAGCAGCATCTTGATATT AGACATAATATAATCAAGAAAAGAATTGACCATCATGGAAACGTTATAGAAGCCAGACCAGATGGCATTGGTGCACCTAAG ATTGAGAAACCATTGCAGAGGCATGGTGGCAGGCTGGAGCACAATGAAACGTATTGTGGTTCATGTTTTGGAGCAGAAGCG TCTGATGATGATTGTTGTAATTCATGTGAAGAAGTTCGTGAAGCATACAGACAGAAAGGTTGGGCTATTACCAATCAAGATTTGATAGATCAG TGCCAAAGAGAAGATTTCATACAGAAGGTAAAGGATGAAGAAGGTGAAGGGTGTAATATCGAAGGTACTCTTGAAGTTAATAAAGTAGCTGGAAGCTTCCACTTTGTGCCTGGAAAAAGCTTTCATCAGTCAAGTTTCAATTTTCTTGGGCTGCTTGCTTTGCAAACAAGCGATTATAAT GTAAGTCACAGAATAAACAGATTAGCTTTTGGCGACCACTATGATGGCTTGGTAAATCCCCTTGATGG TGTGCATTGGGAATATAATGAACAGAACGTCATGCACCAGTACTTTGTCAAG GTGGTTCCAACTATATATAAAAACATCAGAGGTCGTACTGTTCATTCAAATCAG TACTCTGTAACGGAGCATTTTAAGAGTGTGGAGTTCGGAAGTTCTCAGTCTATACCTGGAGTCTTCTTCTATTATGACCTTTCTCCTGTTAAG GTGACATATACTGAGGAGCATGTTCCATTTTTACACTTCATGACACACATTTGTGCCATAATTGGAG GTATTTTCAGCGTTGCAGGAATTGTAGATGCATTCATATATCACGgtcaaagaaaaatgaagaagaaggtcGAAATCGGAAAATTTGGTTGA
- the LOC103495767 gene encoding uncharacterized protein LOC103495767 isoform X2, producing MYLHAKTETQLVVDTSRGGKLHINFDLSFPSIPCSILSLDAIDISGEQHLDIRHNIIKKRIDHHGNVIEARPDGIGAPKIEKPLQRHGGRLEHNETYCGSCFGAEASDDDCCNSCEEVREAYRQKGWAITNQDLIDQCQREDFIQKVKDEEGEGCNIEGTLEVNKVAGSFHFVPGKSFHQSSFNFLGLLALQTSDYNVSHRINRLAFGDHYDGLVNPLDGVHWEYNEQNVMHQYFVKVVPTIYKNIRGRTVHSNQYSVTEHFKSVEFGSSQSIPGVFFYYDLSPVKVTYTEEHVPFLHFMTHICAIIGGIFSVAGIVDAFIYHGQRKMKKKVEIGKFG from the exons ATGTACCTCCATGCTAAAACTGAGACACAGCTGGTAGTAGATACATCAAGGGGAGGAAAATTACACATAAAT TTTGATTTGAGTTTTCCTTCGATTCCGTGTTCTATACTCAGTCTTGATGCCATAGATATCAGTGGAGAGCAGCATCTTGATATT AGACATAATATAATCAAGAAAAGAATTGACCATCATGGAAACGTTATAGAAGCCAGACCAGATGGCATTGGTGCACCTAAG ATTGAGAAACCATTGCAGAGGCATGGTGGCAGGCTGGAGCACAATGAAACGTATTGTGGTTCATGTTTTGGAGCAGAAGCG TCTGATGATGATTGTTGTAATTCATGTGAAGAAGTTCGTGAAGCATACAGACAGAAAGGTTGGGCTATTACCAATCAAGATTTGATAGATCAG TGCCAAAGAGAAGATTTCATACAGAAGGTAAAGGATGAAGAAGGTGAAGGGTGTAATATCGAAGGTACTCTTGAAGTTAATAAAGTAGCTGGAAGCTTCCACTTTGTGCCTGGAAAAAGCTTTCATCAGTCAAGTTTCAATTTTCTTGGGCTGCTTGCTTTGCAAACAAGCGATTATAAT GTAAGTCACAGAATAAACAGATTAGCTTTTGGCGACCACTATGATGGCTTGGTAAATCCCCTTGATGG TGTGCATTGGGAATATAATGAACAGAACGTCATGCACCAGTACTTTGTCAAG GTGGTTCCAACTATATATAAAAACATCAGAGGTCGTACTGTTCATTCAAATCAG TACTCTGTAACGGAGCATTTTAAGAGTGTGGAGTTCGGAAGTTCTCAGTCTATACCTGGAGTCTTCTTCTATTATGACCTTTCTCCTGTTAAG GTGACATATACTGAGGAGCATGTTCCATTTTTACACTTCATGACACACATTTGTGCCATAATTGGAG GTATTTTCAGCGTTGCAGGAATTGTAGATGCATTCATATATCACGgtcaaagaaaaatgaagaagaaggtcGAAATCGGAAAATTTGGTTGA